DNA from Musa acuminata AAA Group cultivar baxijiao chromosome BXJ1-5, Cavendish_Baxijiao_AAA, whole genome shotgun sequence:
ATTACCTGAGGCAATCACATGGGGTTGCAGTCTCTCgaactcctctccttcccttcgttTCTCTCCTTGGAGTCATTCCGCGGCATCGATCGTAAGTCGGCTGCTGGTGCTGTTAATTTCAGCTACTGTGCTCTGGActtgtgactgtgtcggcataatATAAAACGCCTGCTGCCATGAAGATTTGGAGACCGTGAACCCTATGCTTCGTTGCGTTCTTAGTCCAAACAAGATTCAACATTCGCAAGATTACTGTTGCGTCCTGTTTGTCGGCAGTGTTAAGTGGAGGAAGACGGCAAGGTGACTACAGAGTGCAGATGGAACTTTTGCGGGTCAATTTGTTGTTTGTCCCTTATCGCTCAGTTGTTTCTCAAATGTGGTGAAATCATTAAAGCGGCGTCCATGGTGGTGGCCGGTGCTGTCGGAGTTGATTTGAAATGGTGGATTCATGGTACGCTCGCGCGGTGGTCATGGTGCCTTCTCGGCTGGACACGAATGCCAGTTCCAGCAACCTTTTGTCGCCCGGCTCTATCACCGCTGGGCCTCACGACCATGGAATCCTGCAGCGTATGTCTTCCCGACATTGAATGTCTTCCTCCGAGATGGAGCGAGCAGAGCCTGAGGCACCATCAAGTTTCAGCTGCCATGTTTCTGCAAATGGAGAAGGTTGTGGGTGTGGGACAACCAGTCGCTTCTCCCTCGCACATGCACTGCAATAAAGCCCATGTCCTCCGTTGCCATCCATCGAACGACCAGATGCCGCTGCGCGTCCTAGATACTCACTCTAGCTCACAACTTCCATGCCCACCACTTTTGTATCATCACCATTACTTTCCAGTGATGAAGACAATCCCCCCTTTCGCGCTTCGAGCAGGAAAGCGAGGCTCTCCGACAACTTCCATCCCTCGTTTTTCCGGTGTGCCATCATGACGACGCCGGTAAGATAATGTTGAAATGGTTGCAGAGAAATGCCTCGCTTCCTAATTTCCTGCTTCTTGTGGTCCATCTTCAACGCTTGCATGAATTGAAGTGGGCACCGAAGATGCCAGGGGTGGGTCGACCGGAAGGGCccctccccccaccccccctcctctCAGCAATTGCAGCtcgcttttctttttctttttcccttgaTTGCTAATGATGTGAGGGTTGTCCTTTACACCACCTTTTATCATTTTCTACATGTAAGGATATGCTTTCCCTCTTTAAGTTACTAATAGATGTGGGAACTCCCATGACCATCGCGCTGTTTGTTTACAGCGTGAGGAAGCTCGTGATACATGGCCATCATCTGTGCAAACAATCTCTGTCTCTAGCGTGCCATCCTTCCTTGTTACAGTCTTCCTCTCTGAGAAAACACCTCCACTTGGAACCCCAAGGATCACGAAACGTTTTACGAGGTGGATTACCGAACACTGCTGCTTTGTATCGGAGGGTCTAACGTTGCTTGATTATAAGCGTGAAGAAAGCTGTAGGCTCTGCGACGATGATGATTACAATAAGCAACAAAAGAAACCCGAatggatcatcatcatcatctcatcAACCTGATTATTGAGATGTCGGATGCTGGCTAGTATAAACTCAATCCGATAGTGCAGCAATCAAGATGATATGATCGTCGCCAGCTTTGCATCCTTTGTTTAATGAGTACTAAAGCAAATGCAGATTCGCTTTCCTGATCTGATTCTGCAGCGCTCACATGATACATGTAGTATTTGGTCGCTCTACTTAAAAGGTAATTGGCCAAGATTGCAAGGCTGGTACTGCACATGTTCTTGTTGTTTTCAATCGTCTGGAGCTGATCTTTCGGCACAAAAGGGAACGACAGGATGACACATGCTATCTCTGTCCGATGCCAACCTAATGATGAGTACAGGCTATAAACAAACGGAGGGAGACTGGGAATCCGTCGTCCTGTATGCTATCACACACGCAAAGACAACTTGCGGATGGTGTTTGGAGGGATACGTCGAAGATTTGTTGGCCTTGTTTATGAACACGCTCTCTTCGAGCTACTACTACACACCCTCCTACAGCTCCACGAGAGATCCAAGCATGGTCCATCGACCAGCAGCCTACTTGATTTCCAGCCATGGATGGATGGCTCATGGGCTGAGCCACGACGATGCTGCCGAGCAGATCTTGGGCCAAGCGTCGTACGTGGATTCACTCCCACGTCATATCATTTTCTAGCCAGAGAGTCCATGGCGGCTCCCAGAGATCTCGGCACTCGAAATACTAGATCCTGGCATGTGCCATGCACGTATGTTCCCGGAGGAGCTTCCCTGTGCCATCTGCCACACGCACGAGAGGTGAGATCGACCGATGGGGTCATGCAGCCGTATCACTGTCGATCGCCGGAAGTGGCTCACGTGTTGCAGAAGGGAGTGAGCATTCTAGCATGCTTCTGCTTGACGACAACAAGTTGAATCTTGCTATCAAGAGCACCGAGTCCGCTTGATCATAACATAACCGTGTGGGATTTCTGAGGGTTTCATCCTCTCTGCCTCTGCTTGTTAACAGTGTCCAGCTACTACTTTTTGACAGTATGGAAATATGGCAAGCGATTACCTTCTCTAACATTACTACTCTCTTGGAGCTATCTGGCTCGTGACCAGCGGCAAAACCAGAACTTTGCATTCGGATTCCTTGCACGCATCAATTTCCTCTTTGGTCTGCGTGCAAGTTTTCATATGCTTTGTGTTCTTTCATCCTTCCTTGTCTGCTAATATGATTGATTAGGGTATACAGGTCCCCCGGACACCATCttctgctctgctctgctctgctctgaCAGGAGGAAACAAACAGGACAAACCTGAACCTTATCTCTCGGCCTCGACTCTGTCGGATCTCCAAGCCAGTTGCGGATCATGATCATGACAAGCAGTAATCGAGACGTATCCACCATCTCCCTTTCATGGACAACTCTATAAAGCATCACCATCGTCGTCTGTACCGATCCGCCTGCATTATGTAGCATCCCTATTGTCTCTCAAGATATTTGGCCAATGAAACACCAACACGTAACTGCTTGCTAGAAATTTGCTCTCCCCCTCCCTGTAAGACAATATGTTATCCGTTGAAGAAGAAACACTAACAAGTTTCTATCCTACGGGCCATCAACTCCTGTAGAGATCCTTTAAATATATGAAGTTGTTGAGGACAAAACCAAGTAAACTATGTATGTTATACAGCAGGAGAACGTGCATGGCTTAAACATGGTGGTTCTCAAGGAACACAGGTGGTGCAACAATGTCAACCGGCCGCCATAATCTATTGCTTCATCAGTTCCCCATGGTTCGATGTTCGAATGACGTCTTCTCAACGCATCAACCGTAGGCCCTGGAAAGAGAGCAGCTCAAGCTTCATCTGAGCTTAATATGATTCACAGCGCATGCATGTCTCTTTGCAAAATCCTGTTGGTGGTGCGAGCTACACCTTCGTGTTGTCACTATAAATTGAAGCGGCAGACGCTGATCCACGAGCGACATGAACGCAAACAAGGTCGGTGATTTGCTGGGATCGATCTAAGAACATGAGCTGTCCATTGGGGGCGTGGTTGGTGCAGGTCCCGACAACCACGGCAGCATGTTGGGCCTACAGATCGTTCCTGTGTGATCCTGTTAAATTAGAAATGTGAAGAAACTTATTGCCGAGAGAGATTTCAGCAGAGCTCAAAGATTTGTTTAGATTGCGTGGAGAAGAGTCAGCGAGAGAGGTTGAAGCATGCGGCAAAAGGGAGCGTGCGGCCACGACTCGATGAGCCGAGACAtggccccatcgcattcttataCTATTTCTCGCCACCCCGCAAGCCTTTTGCTGAGGCCGACGACAGCATCCTATGAAGAGAAAACGAGAACAGAGCAGCGGTAGGAAGTAGCAAGGAAGTttccaaggaggaggaggaggagtgctTAAAGTTTTCcggcttctttcttctcccttcctTCTTTCCATGAGGAAGCTGTGGCCCAACCTGGACCGGGAAGATGGACTGGACACCGTCCTGGAGGTGCCAATCCCGGAGGAGATGTTCCTGTCCGGCGACAGCTCCAAGAGCAGCAAGACGCTCTGCACCAACGTGAAGGCCTGGGTGCGGCCGCACGTCGACCGATCCCCGCCGTCGCCCATCGGCCGGGGAGCGGAGCTCCAGCTCATGCTCGGCGTCATCGGTGCGCCGCTCGTCCCGTTACCCGTCCAGGCGTATAAATCCACCCTCATCCGCGACATGAAGGAGGACCCTATCGTGAGACTCCGACCAACGTTTTCTTCGCAATCACGTCTTGTTTCGTTGATGTCTTATGCCTCGTCCCTTTTGCACTGCGAATGGCAGGAAGTCTCCATGGCTAAATATATCGTGCAGCAGTACATCGCGGCGTCGGGAGGGGAGCAAGCTTTGAACGCGATAAACAGCATGTACGCCATGGGGAAGGTCCGGATGACGGCGTCGGAGTTACCCAAGGGGAACGGCGGCGGCCACGGGGACGCCACCGACGGCAAGAAAGCGAAGAAGTGCGGCGGCGCCGGCGAGATGGGCGGCTTTGTGCTGTGGCAGAAGAAGCCAGACCTGTGGTGCCTGGAGCTGATGGTGTCGGGGTGCAAGATCAGCGCCGGGAGCGACGGCAAGGTGGCGTGGAGGCAAACCCCATGGCACCAGTCTCACGCCTCCCGTGGCCCACCTCGCCCCCTGCGCAGATCTCTTCAGGTTCGTATCTCTGTTTCTCTCGCTCGTCGCCACCGGCTTGACTCAAACTAGGAGACGACGCCACGGCGGTCCCTTTCGTTTGAAGGCTGGAACACATTCATGTTCTGATTCCACGTGCTGAGTGCAGACGGACACCACATGGCGGTGTTCGTCGCTGGGAGATGTTATGTGAGGCATCACATGCATGACAAAGCTGAGCTTAATACAGAACCAAATCCAACACACACCTTCTTCGTCGTCTGACACAGGGACTTGATCCGAGATGCACGGCCAATCTATTCGCCAACTCGGTGTGCCTGGGCGAGAAGACCATCAACGGGGAGGACTGCTTCGTGCTGAGGCTGGACGCGGAAGCGGCCACCTTGCGAGCCCGAAGCAGCAGCAGCGTGGAGATCATTCGGCACACCGTGTGGGGCTACTTCAGCCAGCGGACGGGCCTGCTGGTCCAGCTCGAGGACTCCCACCTCCTCCGGATCAAGTCCGCCGTCCAGGAGAGCGTGTACTGGGAGACCACCATGGAGTCGCTCATCGAGGACTACCACCCCATCGACGGCGTCAACATCGCCCACGCCGGGCGCACCAGCGTGTCCCTGTTCCGGTTCGGCGAGACCAGCGATGGGCACACGCGGACGCGGATGGAGGAGACGTGGACCGTGGAGGAGGTGGACTTCAACATATGGGGGCTCTCCATGGACTGCTTCTTGCCTCCGGCGGACctcaaggaggagaaggagggcgGTGACGTTGGCGGAGTGGCGGCGGCGGCCACCAAGAGTGCGCGTCCACCTTTCAGGGTCCAACCGGCCGTCGCTAGGATCGGGATTTCGCAGGTGGCAGCGGTCGACGTAGATGAATCGGACTCGACGTcgacggaggaggaggatgggAGCCAATGACTGCCGCATCAGTGAAGAGAGTGATTTGATCAGTGTAAATACTGCATCAATGTAGACAAATTTTGGAGTGCTGGGGATTATTATTAGGCGaagctctccatctctctcttccGGTCTAATCAATTTCGGATGAATCGAGGCAATGTCCAAAGCTCGTCTCCAACATGTAAATGTTATGCGTTTATAGTCATTCAACTTCGGATGTAATTGAATAACCTAATGATTCCAACAATCTTGGGCCACGTTTCGGCAAGGAACATCCACACGATGGATACATCCAAAACAAGATTTGATGGTAGGACGTGATCGATTTCGATCAACTCCACAGGGCAGAGTCCTCAACCCTTCGTCTTTGTTGTACGCATGGACGCGCGACGAAGCCCAAAAGTTAGTAGCTCACCAACCATGGGAAACATATGGGGCGGTCGGTGTGACTCGCGGCCGCCCTTGACCAACATGTAGAGCCAGCTGCCGCGGCAGCCGACTGCTTCCACCGTCGTCATATAAATCCATCGATGGTCGACTACATCTCTGCGTTTGGTCCAATCGATGGTCGACTACATGAACCGGGTTTGGTCCCCCGACCTGCGAGGTCACGTGGACCGCACCGAACAGGGCAATGCCTTGCGTCGTACGCATCGGGAACGACGTGACGACGGCGAGAGCCACGGAGCGGGCATTCATGGCTGCCTTCAACGGACCACGGCCATGCATCTACAGAATCGAAAGGTGGCGAGAAACGCGCCCACGACTCGCATACGACGAATGCATAGTCATGAGAAGGTAAAGCAGAAAGGACACCGATCGCGGTTGCACTGCCGTCCGATGGTAACTGCAGCCGATTTGACCGGGGCGGAAAGGACGGAGAAGACGGATGGGTAAACCGAAGGCCTCGAGAGCACCACGCACGGCAAGACCCCACGCTGCCTTGGCTCGTCAAGCATCGATCGCCTCCGCACATCGCTCGAGAACACTCGTATTCAAAGACAAGCTGCTGCAGAAGACACACAATCGATGTGGTTTGGCGAGCGACAACAAAAAGGAGGGATGGATGTTAATTTCTTATCGCAAAACACCGATCCCACACTGATTCTTCGCCACAATGACACATCCATGACGATTATTTCCGCCTACGCTGCCGCCTCCTTCCCTACTGCTGTTGCTCCTATTAAGACACTAATCTTTTCCTTCTCTCCTACGCGCTATGCTAAGAGCTGACGCAAAACATCAAGAGTGAGTCGCAAGCAAGTCAATAGGTCCATTCCTGGGGGAGTCCAACCTCGTGGGCCacgactgctgctgctgcagcggcGGTCGGCTGGGCTCCGAGGTGGTGGTGCTTCTTGGTCTGATGCGATGGCACCGCGCTGCTTGGACGGATGCGAGCATCTGCCGGACAAACGAAAAGATAATTACGCACGCAATCGACGGACACAAACGCATCAGGACAGTAATTACCATGACCGACCACAAGGCGACCAGGGAAGGCCGGCCGTCCTGCTAACACCTCTAGGTTCAGGTTCGAAGCTTGAACCTTCCTCGCAGGAACCAGCGCGGTCGGACGACCTACCAACATCACGAAACCGCAAAGATGATATTAGGCGATGACGCCAGGAGGATTGAGGGTGTTACGACGCTATGCGCTAAAGACAACAGATGGCTGGCACTGTTTGTGACCAAGGACAGAGGAGGAATGCGGCAGAAGAGAGGCACGAGAATCCTCGGACCCAGGAGATCGATGTGGCGCAGCGCTTTACCAGTGGTTTTCCTCGGGTCGAGCACGTTGCAGACGGACCGGGGAAGGAACACGCCGGTGCCGATGGGCTCCTTCCGCGCGTGGGAGCCGTCGAGGAACAAGGTCGGCATTCCGGCCACTGGTTGCGGCGGTCGCTGCTTCGGCAGCTGTGGCTCTCGAAGTGGCGGCCACGCGGAGGGCGACAGATCCAAAGGCCACCCGCACCGGCCCTCCCCGTCCCGTCCACCGCAACATCTGGCTTTGCTCTGCCTCCCCCATGCCGCCGACAACTGCTGATTCATCGTTTGCTGACGCTTTAGGTGGTAAAACTGACACAACAGTAACGGAGGCCACAGACCATAAGAACAAAGCAGACACGAGcccgggggggggtggggggacaATGGAATGAAAGAGTATGAGACTCACTCGAGCTGCTTGCAGTTGCTCAAGGGTGAAAACCGGCGTGGAGGCGTCGTAGCCGTCATCGATGTTCCTCGAGATCGCGAACGTAGCCGGTAAGGGCAGCCTCGGCGGACCGAGGACCCCACGGTCGTACACGGTACGGTGACGGCCGAGATCGCCGAGCCGTCTTAGCAGCATCACCTGGTCCGCCGCCTCACAGAGCAGGTCGCAAGGGTCGTCCTTGCTGCGCTGCGCCAGCGGGGACGAGGACGGCGGCGACGACACCAGCGAGGGGCCGTTGGGGCTCCCCTTGTTGGAGGTGGACCACGCGCAGAGCGTGGACTGCGGCGACCGCGCCATGGCCTGCGGTAGCGACGAAAACCAACCCCTCCAAATCACTGGATCTGAAgcggaggaagaaagaaaaaccGGCGACACGAGAGACAGCTCTCTACCTTAGCATGCTCCGGAGCCGCAACGGGGGCGTCCTCGTGGGCGCAAGGAAGGAAATAGCGAGCCATCTGCTGGGCGAGCCCAGCCACGTCGTCGACGGTTTCCCCACCGTTCTTGGGTCCTCCCTCGAGGAAGAAGGCATCGCAGAGGAAGTGAGAGGGCAGCCAAAGCTCTTCACCTCGGTACTCTTTCGCCATCACGCACGCAAACAACCGGAGGAACGCTTCTTCTCGATCCGGGCGCCGGCGGAAGTGTAAGCGGAGAGGGGGCTTGAAATAGCAAGAGGAGGGCAGTTGGGTGCGTTGGGGGGGAGTGGGTTTGCGGGCTGCGGAAGGAACAATTATGCTACCACTCGCCGCGGCCACAAGTAGCTTCAAGCTCGCTTGAGTCCGCCGGAAATGGTCGGGCCATTCCAATTTACGGCGGTTGAATGAGTGGAGTAGTCCGGGTTGGGTCAACAGATCTCGGACGAGTGGCCATGTGGCTGTGGCTGGTTGATGACACCATTAGTTTACTTTGCATCGCAGGGAGCGGACGTGACGTCGAAGGAGATTAACCACACAATCAAAAATTATATTACGAAAGAATTGCGCAAATATATTTAAATGAATGTAACATTTATGTGCATGAAAGCTCTCCATCGATGGCTAGAGGGATTATTGCTTCCTAgttgatgatatatataaaaaTCGAGATTAAAAATGTAAAAGTCAGCAACAAAAAACGAAAGATAAAATCAAAATTAACAGATTGATGATGATGACAGAGGTTTAACGTGAAGTAGATGAGGATGGGTGGATTAACAATccagtaaacaaaaaaaaaaaagaaaaagaaaagtagtTTAGGTCAACAGAATTCCTTAAGAGGGTTATGATTGAGCATAATAGCACCTGCCTGCCTTTGCTTCACTCTCAAGTTGGAAGATTACAGAAACCAAAGCCTGTTTATGATTTTTTTGGTCTAAGGAGAGAATCCATCTTTTGCTTTAATAACAACAACCCCTTTTGGTGAATCAAATGATACATCAAACTCTGTATGTTGTTATCATGTACCTGTGCGGCTCTTTTGATCATACGGTATGCCGCCACTCTTCGTCCTAATTATTGTGTTGGGAGCTAAAAACTTGTAAGGAGACTTTAAACCAACCTTTTtatctgattattattattattattattattttctcttaAGAATAAATGGCGAAAGAAACTCgttgaaaattttatgatgaggatttaaaaaatattcaacCTATATGAACAAAAAAacctttttatttagtttaagatTACTTAATCGAATCTATCATCAAAGCATGTAAGTTTGGGATGTGTTACCATCAGAAAATGTCCGGAGTGGT
Protein-coding regions in this window:
- the LOC103986112 gene encoding uncharacterized protein LOC103986112 isoform X5, with product MGKESLILEKFSWLAIRSCCNICRPLFQVSSCCCSLLALHHRSTHRVAVAASQKGSRLQFLLYMDHACNFYSTAKTDDMEGLGRVSVKDRSHPRQPWLLVEQPLRTFSDATATWPLVRDLLTQPGLLHSFNRRKLEWPDHFRRTQASLKLLVAAASGSIIVPSAARKPTPPQRTQLPSSCYFKPPLRLHFRRRPDREEAFLRLFACVMAKEYRGEELWLPSHFLCDAFFLEGGPKNGGETVDDVAGLAQQMARYFLPCAHEDAPVAAPEHAKAMARSPQSTLCAWSTSNKGSPNGPSLVSSPPSSSPLAQRSKDDPCDLLCEAADQVMLLRRLGDLGRHRTVYDRGVLGPPRLPLPATFAISRNIDDGYDASTPVFTLEQLQAARFYHLKRQQTMNQQLSAAWGRQSKARCCGGRDGEGRCGWPLDLSPSAWPPLREPQLPKQRPPQPVAGMPTLFLDGSHARKEPIGTGVFLPRSVCNVLDPRKTTGRPTALVPARKVQASNLNLEVLAGRPAFPGRLVMLASVQAARCHRIRPRSTTTSEPSRPPLQQQQSWPTRLDSPRNGPIDLLATHS
- the LOC103986112 gene encoding uncharacterized protein LOC103986112 isoform X8 — encoded protein: MGKESLILEKFSWLAIRSCCNICRPLFQVSSCCCSLLALHHRSTHRVAVAASQKGSRLQFLLYMDHACNFYSTAKTDDMEGLGRVSVKDRSHPRQPWLLVEQPLRTFSDATATWPLVRDLLTQPGLLHSFNRRKLEWPDHFRRTQASLKLLVAAASGSIIVPSAARKPTPPQRTQLPSSCYFKPPLRLHFRRRPDREEAFLRLFACVMAKEYRGEELWLPSHFLCDAFFLEGGPKNGGETVDDVAGLAQQMARYFLPCAHEDAPVAAPEHAKAMARSPQSTLCAWSTSNKGSPNGPSLVSSPPSSSPLAQRSKDDPCDLLCEAADQVMLLRRLGDLGRHRTVYDRGVLGPPRLPLPATFAISRNIDDGYDASTPVFTLEQLQAARFYHLKRQQTMNQQLSAAWGRQSKARCCGGRDGEGRCGWPLDLSPSAWPPLREPQLPKQRPPQPVAGMPTLFLDGSHARKEPIGTGVFLPRSVCNVLDPRKTTGRPTALVPARKVQASNLNLEVLAGRPAFPGRLVMLASVQAARCHRIRPRSTTTSEPSRPPLQQQQSWPTSS
- the LOC103986112 gene encoding uncharacterized protein LOC103986112 isoform X3; its protein translation is MGKESLILEKFSWLAIRSCCNICRPLFQVSSCCCSLLALHHRSTHRVAVAASQKGSRLQFLLYMDHACNFYSTAKTDDMEGLGRVSVKDRSHPRQPWLLVEQPLRTFSDATATWPLVRDLLTQPGLLHSFNRRKLEWPDHFRRTQASLKLLVAAASGSIIVPSAARKPTPPQRTQLPSSCYFKPPLRLHFRRRPDREEAFLRLFACVMAKEYRGEELWLPSHFLCDAFFLEGGPKNGGETVDDVAGLAQQMARYFLPCAHEDAPVAAPEHAKAMARSPQSTLCAWSTSNKGSPNGPSLVSSPPSSSPLAQRSKDDPCDLLCEAADQVMLLRRLGDLGRHRTVYDRGVLGPPRLPLPATFAISRNIDDGYDASTPVFTLEQLQAARFYHLKRQQTMNQQLSAAWGRQSKARCCGGRDGEGRCGWPLDLSPSAWPPLREPQLPKQRPPQPVAGMPTLFLDGSHARKEPIGTGVFLPRSVCNVLDPRKTTGRPTALVPARKVQASNLNLEVLAGRPAFPGRLVVGHGNYCPDAFVSVDCVRNYLFVCPADARIRPSSAVPSHQTKKHHHLGAQPTAAAAAAVVAHELLA
- the LOC135674838 gene encoding uncharacterized protein LOC135674838, whose amino-acid sequence is MRKLWPNLDREDGLDTVLEVPIPEEMFLSGDSSKSSKTLCTNVKAWVRPHVDRSPPSPIGRGAELQLMLGVIGAPLVPLPVQAYKSTLIRDMKEDPIEVSMAKYIVQQYIAASGGEQALNAINSMYAMGKVRMTASELPKGNGGGHGDATDGKKAKKCGGAGEMGGFVLWQKKPDLWCLELMVSGCKISAGSDGKVAWRQTPWHQSHASRGPPRPLRRSLQGLDPRCTANLFANSVCLGEKTINGEDCFVLRLDAEAATLRARSSSSVEIIRHTVWGYFSQRTGLLVQLEDSHLLRIKSAVQESVYWETTMESLIEDYHPIDGVNIAHAGRTSVSLFRFGETSDGHTRTRMEETWTVEEVDFNIWGLSMDCFLPPADLKEEKEGGDVGGVAAAATKSARPPFRVQPAVARIGISQVAAVDVDESDSTSTEEEDGSQ
- the LOC103986112 gene encoding uncharacterized protein LOC103986112 isoform X6, which codes for MGKESLILEKFSWLAIRSCCNICRPLFQVSSCCCSLLALHHRSTHRVAVAASQKGSRLQFLLYMDHACNFYSTAKTDDMEGLGRVSVKDRSHPRQPWLLVEQPLRTFSDATATWPLVRDLLTQPGLLHSFNRRKLEWPDHFRRTQASLKLLVAAASGSIIVPSAARKPTPPQRTQLPSSCYFKPPLRLHFRRRPDREEAFLRLFACVMAKEYRGEELWLPSHFLCDAFFLEGGPKNGGETVDDVAGLAQQMARYFLPCAHEDAPVAAPEHAKAMARSPQSTLCAWSTSNKGSPNGPSLVSSPPSSSPLAQRSKDDPCDLLCEAADQVMLLRRLGDLGRHRTVYDRGVLGPPRLPLPATFAISRNIDDGYDASTPVFTLEQLQAARFYHLKRQQTMNQQLSAAWGRQSKARCCGGRDGEGRCGWPLDLSPSAWPPLREPQLPKQRPPQPVAGMPTLFLDGSHARKEPIGTGVFLPRSVCNVLDPRKTTGRPTALVPARKVQASNLNLEVLAGRPAFPGRLVVGHDARIRPSSAVPSHQTKKHHHLGAQPTAAAAAAVVAHEVGLPQEWTY
- the LOC103986112 gene encoding uncharacterized protein LOC103986112 isoform X1: MGKESLILEKFSWLAIRSCCNICRPLFQVSSCCCSLLALHHRSTHRVAVAASQKGSRLQFLLYMDHACNFYSTAKTDDMEGLGRVSVKDRSHPRQPWLLVEQPLRTFSDATATWPLVRDLLTQPGLLHSFNRRKLEWPDHFRRTQASLKLLVAAASGSIIVPSAARKPTPPQRTQLPSSCYFKPPLRLHFRRRPDREEAFLRLFACVMAKEYRGEELWLPSHFLCDAFFLEGGPKNGGETVDDVAGLAQQMARYFLPCAHEDAPVAAPEHAKAMARSPQSTLCAWSTSNKGSPNGPSLVSSPPSSSPLAQRSKDDPCDLLCEAADQVMLLRRLGDLGRHRTVYDRGVLGPPRLPLPATFAISRNIDDGYDASTPVFTLEQLQAARFYHLKRQQTMNQQLSAAWGRQSKARCCGGRDGEGRCGWPLDLSPSAWPPLREPQLPKQRPPQPVAGMPTLFLDGSHARKEPIGTGVFLPRSVCNVLDPRKTTGRPTALVPARKVQASNLNLEVLAGRPAFPGRLVVGHGNYCPDAFVSVDCVRNYLFVCPADARIRPSSAVPSHQTKKHHHLGAQPTAAAAAAVVAHEVGLPQEWTY
- the LOC103986112 gene encoding uncharacterized protein LOC103986112 isoform X7, whose product is MGKESLILEKFSWLAIRSCCNICRPLFQVSSCCCSLLALHHRSTHRVAVAASQKGSRLQFLLYMDHACNFYSTAKTDDMEGLGRVSVKDRSHPRQPWLLVEQPLRTFSDATATWPLVRDLLTQPGLLHSFNRRKLEWPDHFRRTQASLKLLVAAASGSIIVPSAARKPTPPQRTQLPSSCYFKPPLRLHFRRRPDREEAFLRLFACVMAKEYRGEELWLPSHFLCDAFFLEGGPKNGGETVDDVAGLAQQMARYFLPCAHEDAPVAAPEHAKAMARSPQSTLCAWSTSNKGSPNGPSLVSSPPSSSPLAQRSKDDPCDLLCEAADQVMLLRRLGDLGRHRTVYDRGVLGPPRLPLPATFAISRNIDDGYDASTPVFTLEQLQAARFYHLKRQQTMNQQLSAAWGRQSKARCCGGRDGEGRCGWPLDLSPSAWPPLREPQLPKQRPPQPVAGMPTLFLDGSHARKEPIGTGVFLPRSVCNVLDPRKTTGRPTALVPARKVQASNLNLEVLAGRPAFPGRLVVGHDARIRPSSAVPSHQTKKHHHLGAQPTAAAAAAVVAHELLA
- the LOC103986112 gene encoding uncharacterized protein LOC103986112 isoform X4; the encoded protein is MVGHSFMLQHLQAPFSSILMLLQSVGFTSPEVAVAASQKGSRLQFLLYMDHACNFYSTAKTDDMEGLGRVSVKDRSHPRQPWLLVEQPLRTFSDATATWPLVRDLLTQPGLLHSFNRRKLEWPDHFRRTQASLKLLVAAASGSIIVPSAARKPTPPQRTQLPSSCYFKPPLRLHFRRRPDREEAFLRLFACVMAKEYRGEELWLPSHFLCDAFFLEGGPKNGGETVDDVAGLAQQMARYFLPCAHEDAPVAAPEHAKAMARSPQSTLCAWSTSNKGSPNGPSLVSSPPSSSPLAQRSKDDPCDLLCEAADQVMLLRRLGDLGRHRTVYDRGVLGPPRLPLPATFAISRNIDDGYDASTPVFTLEQLQAARFYHLKRQQTMNQQLSAAWGRQSKARCCGGRDGEGRCGWPLDLSPSAWPPLREPQLPKQRPPQPVAGMPTLFLDGSHARKEPIGTGVFLPRSVCNVLDPRKTTGRPTALVPARKVQASNLNLEVLAGRPAFPGRLVVGHGNYCPDAFVSVDCVRNYLFVCPADARIRPSSAVPSHQTKKHHHLGAQPTAAAAAAVVAHEVGLPQEWTY
- the LOC103986112 gene encoding uncharacterized protein LOC103986112 isoform X2, producing the protein MGKESLILEKFSWLAIRSCCNICRPLFQVSSCCCSLLALHHRSTHRVAVAASQKGSRLQFLLYMDHACNFYSTAKTDDMEGLGRVSVKDRSHPRQPWLLVEQPLRTFSDATWPLVRDLLTQPGLLHSFNRRKLEWPDHFRRTQASLKLLVAAASGSIIVPSAARKPTPPQRTQLPSSCYFKPPLRLHFRRRPDREEAFLRLFACVMAKEYRGEELWLPSHFLCDAFFLEGGPKNGGETVDDVAGLAQQMARYFLPCAHEDAPVAAPEHAKAMARSPQSTLCAWSTSNKGSPNGPSLVSSPPSSSPLAQRSKDDPCDLLCEAADQVMLLRRLGDLGRHRTVYDRGVLGPPRLPLPATFAISRNIDDGYDASTPVFTLEQLQAARFYHLKRQQTMNQQLSAAWGRQSKARCCGGRDGEGRCGWPLDLSPSAWPPLREPQLPKQRPPQPVAGMPTLFLDGSHARKEPIGTGVFLPRSVCNVLDPRKTTGRPTALVPARKVQASNLNLEVLAGRPAFPGRLVVGHGNYCPDAFVSVDCVRNYLFVCPADARIRPSSAVPSHQTKKHHHLGAQPTAAAAAAVVAHEVGLPQEWTY